The Paenibacillus macerans genome includes a window with the following:
- a CDS encoding ArsR/SmtB family transcription factor: MSDPHRQETIHYPASRILDVAKALSGDVRLRILEALGKQPMSINQLAEALGVAQPTISINVQTLEQAGLIVSAQGANREKICSVTCRSILLELPTQPGEGLHHIEEIHMPIGMYSLSSVQPPCGMVGRDGSLIGSQDDPRVFYMPERTDAALLWFAESGYVEYYFANPLPPGVELEELSVRAEVCSEAPGFRDAWPSDISVSINGHPAGTWTSPADFGDRKGKLTPEKWKGGTEYGQLIEWRVTRSGSFVGSALASATTLGALDLAFNKPIRVRFEVREDAVNKRGLNLFGMGFGDYPQDIVLSFKRSSN; the protein is encoded by the coding sequence ATGAGCGATCCCCACCGCCAAGAAACGATCCATTACCCCGCTTCGCGGATTCTCGATGTGGCCAAAGCGCTGTCCGGCGACGTGCGTCTGCGGATATTGGAGGCGCTCGGCAAACAGCCGATGAGCATCAATCAGTTGGCCGAAGCGCTGGGCGTCGCCCAGCCGACGATTTCCATCAACGTGCAGACGCTGGAGCAAGCCGGCCTGATCGTATCGGCGCAAGGCGCGAACCGGGAAAAAATCTGCTCGGTCACCTGCCGCTCCATCCTGCTGGAGCTGCCGACCCAGCCGGGCGAAGGCCTGCATCACATTGAGGAGATCCATATGCCGATCGGCATGTATTCGCTCAGTTCGGTGCAGCCCCCTTGCGGCATGGTCGGGCGCGACGGCAGTTTGATCGGCTCCCAGGACGATCCGCGGGTATTTTATATGCCGGAACGGACGGATGCGGCGCTGCTGTGGTTCGCCGAGTCGGGATACGTGGAGTATTATTTCGCCAACCCGCTGCCGCCGGGCGTGGAGCTTGAAGAATTAAGCGTGCGGGCTGAAGTCTGCTCGGAAGCCCCGGGGTTCCGGGATGCCTGGCCGTCGGACATCAGCGTAAGCATCAACGGCCACCCGGCCGGAACCTGGACGAGCCCCGCCGATTTCGGCGACCGCAAGGGCAAACTGACGCCCGAAAAATGGAAAGGCGGCACCGAATACGGCCAGCTTATCGAATGGCGCGTTACCCGGAGCGGCAGCTTTGTAGGCAGCGCCCTGGCCTCCGCCACCACGCTTGGCGCGCTTGATCTTGCCTTCAACAAGCCGATCCGCGTCCGCTTCGAAGTCCGGGAGGATGCCGTGAACAAGCGGGGCCTTAATTTGTTCGGCATGGGCTTCGGCGATTATCCGCAGGATATCGTGTTATCGTTTAAACGCAGCAGCAATTAA
- the alr gene encoding alanine racemase — MISVKENTNTVGYRDTWAEVSLAAVAHNTKLFRRQAAESCRVMAVVKANGYGHGAVQTAQAAIAAGAEYLGVALVDEALQLRAAGIREPVLVLGYTPPHAVETAIRHDITMTVYTKEVLDEIMDSAQRQQRRACIHLKLETGMTRIGLTSIEAAVDLARQAQSCPWITLEGLFTHFADADGPDAHFTERQFERFRRCIEALDAAGVPVPLKHCCNSAAAMRFPHMHLDMIRVGIALYGLYPAQRLRTSAYPLRQAMQLKTKITAIQPIEPGRTVSYGRTYQAPANRVVATVPVGYADGLSRALSNRGSALVRGKRVPIIGRVCMDQTMLDITAVGGAQIGDVVTLFGGEGETFIAIDEVAGLMDTINYEVVCLIGQRVPRIYG; from the coding sequence ATGATATCGGTAAAAGAAAACACAAATACCGTCGGTTATCGCGATACTTGGGCGGAAGTTTCCCTGGCGGCCGTCGCCCATAACACGAAGCTGTTCCGCCGGCAGGCGGCTGAAAGCTGCCGGGTCATGGCCGTGGTCAAGGCGAACGGTTACGGACATGGGGCCGTGCAAACCGCGCAAGCCGCAATCGCGGCAGGCGCTGAGTATTTGGGCGTGGCGCTGGTGGATGAGGCGTTGCAATTAAGAGCGGCGGGCATCCGGGAGCCGGTTCTCGTGCTGGGGTACACGCCGCCTCATGCCGTCGAAACCGCGATCCGGCATGATATTACGATGACCGTGTATACGAAGGAAGTGCTGGACGAAATTATGGACAGCGCCCAGCGGCAGCAGCGGCGGGCCTGTATTCATCTCAAGCTGGAGACGGGGATGACCCGCATCGGGCTAACCTCGATCGAGGCGGCCGTTGATTTGGCCCGCCAAGCGCAGTCTTGCCCCTGGATCACGCTCGAGGGACTGTTTACCCATTTCGCCGATGCGGACGGACCGGATGCCCATTTTACCGAGCGGCAATTTGAGCGGTTCCGCCGCTGCATCGAGGCGCTGGACGCCGCCGGCGTGCCGGTTCCGCTCAAGCATTGCTGCAACAGCGCCGCCGCCATGCGTTTTCCGCATATGCATCTCGACATGATCCGGGTCGGCATCGCTCTTTACGGCTTGTATCCCGCACAGCGGCTGCGCACCTCGGCTTACCCGCTGCGTCAGGCGATGCAGCTTAAAACGAAAATAACCGCCATCCAGCCGATCGAGCCGGGCCGGACCGTCAGTTACGGCCGCACTTATCAAGCTCCTGCGAACCGCGTGGTCGCCACCGTGCCGGTCGGATACGCGGACGGATTGTCGCGCGCGCTTTCCAACCGGGGATCGGCGCTGGTTCGCGGGAAGCGAGTCCCGATCATCGGGCGCGTGTGCATGGACCAGACGATGCTCGACATCACTGCGGTGGGCGGCGCGCAAATCGGCGATGTCGTAACCCTGTTCGGCGGTGAAGGGGAGACGTTTATCGCCATCGACGAAGTGGCCGGACTGATGGATACAATCAATTATGAAGTCGTGTGCCTGATCGGGCAAAGAGTTCCCCGCATTTACGGATAA
- a CDS encoding glycoside hydrolase family 2 protein codes for MTMFNQAMTADAAAIPRPEFPRPDWERKDWFNLNGAWAFRFDPSDEGIGQSWQNEGVPAFREQIQVPFSWSSPLSGIGVNEPGIGWYRRTVAWQPEFGPARIFLRFGAVDYRCDVWVNGVHAGSHRGGYGAFEFEVTDTWKKDKENTIVVRVEDRDEDYQARGKQGYGEIRGIWQPVWLEARPESFVREARFRTFMDGRIEVECFIISGGVTEAELSFQFAQGAVNHKEQVRLTAGENTVRTSFTVANPRLWSPETPFLYEGEIVLSGSFGRDRVSTYFGIREIATARFGDRDYRWITLNGKPVYLNGTLDQSYHKTGYFTYPSDEEMRNEIYLMKRLGLNFVRIHIKPEEPRKLYWADKLGILVMEDMPCFWGAPDERARTAYESEAREVLARDYNHPAIFSWVMFNETWGLKSGKAAGSLTGDESGNMNYLPETQEWVRRMYRWAKEADPTRLVEDNSACNWDHVETDLNTWHFYINGYEQVRQHVSDVVEKTYPGSELNFIGGNVQTDAPLMNSECGNVWGIEHGAGDSDLAWHYRYMLNEFRRHDKMCGFVFTEFRDVTNEFNGYYRLDGTDKDFGYGDFVPGMTIADLHSPDFIVIDAPPCRTVEGGERVAVALLRSSYSDRYHGRTLKLDWELWYDQLGERQAADRGEASIEWNGYGVAPIAPLNLTMPNRDAVAVLAVRLLDEAGGAITRNFITFDVRSGEADGTYDSGFGHISLPVGGFAGQSFTHHWDAIQGAKVSGAGAGAFTYEVRLPERERLELIGDIEIVFEASAKRVLARNIEGAKARETGIHFMHGAAADVEYNPNTYYMTDEERHESEVTVCIDGEPAGTVHLPDDPADSRGVLSWHYQPVANRLDEAGSYGYLCKVKVPGRIAAKLDRSRSFRLELRAGEGGLALYGRNAGRYPLDILVCYR; via the coding sequence ATGACGATGTTTAATCAAGCGATGACCGCGGATGCAGCTGCAATTCCCCGTCCGGAATTTCCCCGGCCCGATTGGGAGCGGAAAGACTGGTTCAATCTGAATGGGGCGTGGGCGTTTCGTTTTGATCCAAGCGACGAGGGGATCGGCCAGTCTTGGCAAAACGAGGGAGTGCCGGCTTTTCGCGAGCAAATCCAGGTTCCTTTTTCCTGGTCGAGCCCTTTGTCCGGCATCGGCGTCAATGAGCCCGGGATCGGCTGGTACCGGCGGACTGTGGCTTGGCAGCCGGAGTTTGGGCCGGCGCGGATTTTTTTGCGGTTTGGGGCGGTGGATTACCGCTGCGATGTTTGGGTCAATGGCGTTCATGCCGGATCGCATCGGGGCGGGTATGGCGCATTCGAATTCGAAGTGACGGACACGTGGAAAAAGGATAAAGAAAACACGATCGTCGTGCGCGTGGAGGACCGGGACGAAGATTACCAGGCCCGCGGCAAACAAGGGTACGGGGAAATCCGCGGCATTTGGCAGCCCGTTTGGCTGGAGGCGCGCCCGGAAAGCTTTGTCCGGGAAGCCAGGTTCCGGACGTTCATGGACGGACGGATCGAAGTGGAGTGTTTCATTATCTCCGGCGGGGTTACCGAAGCGGAATTGTCCTTCCAATTTGCGCAAGGCGCGGTGAACCACAAGGAGCAGGTCCGGCTGACGGCCGGCGAAAATACGGTCCGCACCTCGTTTACGGTGGCAAATCCCCGTTTGTGGAGCCCGGAAACCCCTTTTTTGTATGAAGGGGAGATCGTTTTGTCCGGTTCGTTTGGCCGCGACCGCGTCAGCACTTATTTCGGAATCCGCGAAATCGCCACCGCCCGGTTTGGGGACCGCGATTACCGCTGGATCACGCTGAACGGAAAACCGGTTTATTTGAACGGCACGCTCGACCAGTCTTATCACAAAACCGGCTATTTTACGTATCCGAGCGACGAGGAAATGAGAAACGAGATTTACCTTATGAAAAGGCTCGGGCTGAACTTCGTGCGGATTCATATCAAACCCGAGGAGCCGCGCAAGCTGTATTGGGCCGACAAGCTGGGGATTCTCGTGATGGAGGATATGCCCTGCTTCTGGGGCGCGCCGGATGAGCGGGCGCGAACTGCCTACGAAAGCGAAGCCCGTGAAGTGCTCGCCCGGGATTACAATCATCCCGCGATTTTTTCCTGGGTGATGTTCAATGAGACGTGGGGGCTGAAATCGGGGAAAGCGGCCGGCAGTTTGACCGGGGATGAATCGGGCAACATGAATTATTTGCCGGAGACCCAGGAATGGGTGCGGCGGATGTACCGTTGGGCCAAGGAAGCCGACCCGACGCGGCTGGTGGAGGACAATTCGGCCTGCAACTGGGACCACGTCGAAACGGATCTCAATACCTGGCATTTTTATATCAATGGGTATGAACAGGTCCGGCAGCACGTGAGCGATGTGGTCGAAAAAACCTATCCCGGGTCCGAGCTCAACTTTATCGGCGGGAACGTACAGACGGATGCGCCGCTGATGAACAGCGAATGCGGCAACGTTTGGGGCATCGAACACGGTGCGGGCGACAGCGACCTGGCGTGGCATTACCGGTACATGCTGAACGAATTCCGCCGCCATGACAAAATGTGCGGGTTCGTATTTACGGAATTCCGCGACGTGACGAATGAATTCAATGGCTACTACCGGCTCGACGGCACGGACAAAGACTTCGGCTACGGCGATTTTGTGCCCGGCATGACGATTGCCGATCTGCATTCGCCCGACTTTATCGTCATCGACGCGCCTCCGTGCCGAACGGTGGAAGGCGGCGAGCGGGTTGCCGTCGCCCTGCTGCGCTCCAGTTACTCCGACCGTTACCACGGCCGGACGCTGAAGCTGGACTGGGAGCTGTGGTACGACCAGCTTGGCGAGCGCCAAGCGGCCGACCGCGGTGAAGCTTCCATCGAATGGAACGGCTACGGCGTAGCCCCGATTGCGCCGCTGAACCTGACGATGCCAAACCGGGATGCCGTGGCCGTGCTGGCGGTTCGTTTATTGGATGAAGCGGGGGGAGCGATTACCCGGAACTTCATTACGTTTGACGTGCGGAGCGGTGAGGCGGACGGAACATATGACTCCGGCTTCGGCCACATCAGTTTGCCGGTAGGCGGTTTTGCCGGCCAATCGTTTACGCATCATTGGGATGCGATTCAGGGGGCCAAGGTGAGCGGCGCGGGGGCCGGGGCGTTCACTTATGAGGTGAGGCTTCCCGAGCGCGAGCGGCTTGAGTTGATCGGCGACATCGAAATCGTGTTTGAAGCAAGCGCCAAAAGAGTGCTGGCCCGCAACATCGAAGGCGCCAAAGCCCGCGAGACGGGCATCCACTTTATGCATGGCGCCGCCGCCGATGTGGAGTACAATCCGAATACGTACTACATGACGGACGAAGAGCGGCATGAGTCAGAGGTCACTGTGTGCATCGACGGAGAGCCGGCCGGAACCGTTCACTTGCCCGACGATCCGGCGGACAGCCGCGGCGTATTGTCCTGGCACTATCAGCCGGTGGCGAACCGTTTGGATGAAGCGGGATCATACGGTTATTTGTGCAAGGTGAAGGTGCCGGGGCGAATCGCCGCCAAGCTGGACCGCAGCCGCAGCTTCCGCCTGGAGCTTCGGGCGGGCGAAGGCGGGCTGGCGCTGTACGGGCGGAACGCCGGGCGTTATCCGCTGGATATTCTCGTTTGTTATCGTTAA
- the ald gene encoding alanine dehydrogenase, giving the protein MIIGVPKEIKNNENRVALTPSGAYSLVSAGHQVFIEKNAGAGSGFTDAEYTAAGARLVGQAADAWSAELVIKVKEPQPSEYAYFRKGLILFTYLHLAPEPELTAALRDKGVTAIAYETVEVNKTLPLLTPMSEVAGRMAVQIGAQFLEKPYGGKGILLGGVPGVKRGKVTIIGGGVVGTNAAKIAVGLGAEVTIIDVNPERLRQLDDIFGARLQTLMSNPQHIAEAVEESDLVIGAVLIPGAKAPKLVRENMVKAMRPGSVIVDVAIDQGGIFETVDRITTHSDPTYVKHGVVHYAVANMPGAVPRTSTYALTNATLPYALELASKGLHAALNDRPALRRGVNVAGGAITYDSVARDLHYDYVPVEQALELSGSLAR; this is encoded by the coding sequence ATGATCATCGGGGTCCCCAAAGAAATCAAAAACAACGAAAACCGGGTGGCGTTGACGCCTTCGGGCGCGTATTCGCTCGTTAGCGCAGGCCATCAAGTGTTTATTGAAAAAAACGCCGGCGCCGGCAGCGGCTTTACGGACGCCGAATACACCGCCGCGGGAGCCCGGCTGGTCGGGCAAGCCGCCGATGCCTGGTCGGCGGAGCTGGTCATTAAAGTGAAGGAGCCGCAACCTTCGGAATACGCTTATTTCCGTAAGGGTCTGATCCTGTTCACTTATTTGCATTTGGCGCCTGAGCCCGAACTGACGGCGGCGCTTCGTGACAAAGGGGTAACCGCCATCGCCTACGAAACCGTCGAGGTGAACAAAACGCTGCCGCTGCTGACGCCGATGAGCGAAGTTGCCGGTCGGATGGCCGTGCAGATCGGGGCGCAGTTTCTGGAGAAGCCTTACGGCGGCAAAGGAATCTTGCTCGGCGGAGTTCCCGGCGTGAAGCGCGGCAAAGTAACGATCATCGGCGGTGGCGTCGTCGGGACGAACGCGGCCAAAATCGCCGTCGGACTTGGCGCTGAGGTGACGATCATCGATGTGAACCCCGAACGGCTCCGCCAGTTGGACGATATTTTCGGCGCCCGCCTGCAAACGTTGATGTCCAACCCGCAGCATATCGCCGAGGCCGTGGAAGAATCGGACCTGGTGATCGGCGCGGTGCTGATTCCGGGCGCGAAGGCGCCAAAGCTGGTGCGGGAAAATATGGTCAAGGCGATGCGCCCGGGATCGGTGATCGTCGACGTGGCCATCGACCAGGGCGGCATCTTCGAGACGGTCGACCGGATCACGACGCACTCCGATCCGACCTACGTCAAGCATGGCGTCGTTCACTACGCCGTCGCCAACATGCCCGGCGCCGTGCCGCGGACATCGACGTACGCTCTGACCAACGCCACCCTGCCCTACGCGCTGGAGCTCGCCTCCAAGGGGCTCCACGCCGCGCTTAACGACCGCCCCGCGCTGCGCCGCGGCGTGAACGTGGCGGGCGGCGCGATCACCTACGACTCCGTGGCGAGGGACCTGCACTATGACTACGTGCCTGTGGAGCAAGCGCTGGAGTTAAGCGGAAGCCTCGCGCGGTGA
- a CDS encoding pyridoxal phosphate-dependent aminotransferase — translation MSRDWIAPQVRQVPPSGIRKYFDLSGERADTIRLGVGEPDFTVPEPVREACVRALNEGRTGYTANSGMAELREALAGYLKESFGLGYEPESEIMITVGSSEAVDLALRACTVPGDEILIPAPGYVAYPSIAQFCGGNVVEVETMAAQRFKLTAAALAKRITPRSKVLIVNFPGNPTGAIMTEEDWRPVAELAIKHDLIVISDEVYAELTYGRKHFSIASLPGMKERTVVVSGFSKAFAMTGWRVGYVACGNRDLMAGMLKIHQYTAMCAPTLGQVAALASLRHGLEAKERMKETFDRRRRSFVQGLRELGLPCHEPRGAFYAFPSIVHTGLGSAEFAELLLREAGVAAVPGHVFGAGGEGHIRFSYAAGTQSLYMALERMEPLMRRLGIGAGVI, via the coding sequence ATGTCCCGGGATTGGATCGCCCCGCAGGTACGGCAGGTGCCGCCGTCCGGCATCCGGAAATATTTTGATTTGAGCGGGGAAAGGGCCGATACGATTCGGCTTGGCGTAGGAGAACCTGATTTCACCGTGCCGGAGCCGGTGCGTGAAGCTTGCGTTCGGGCGTTGAACGAAGGGCGGACGGGGTATACGGCGAACAGCGGTATGGCGGAGTTGAGAGAAGCGCTTGCCGGTTATTTGAAGGAGAGCTTTGGCTTGGGATACGAACCGGAAAGCGAAATAATGATAACCGTGGGCAGCAGCGAAGCCGTTGATCTGGCGCTTCGGGCCTGCACGGTCCCCGGGGATGAAATTCTTATTCCGGCCCCGGGCTATGTAGCTTATCCGTCAATCGCGCAATTTTGCGGCGGAAACGTGGTCGAGGTGGAAACGATGGCCGCGCAGAGGTTTAAACTGACTGCAGCCGCTTTAGCCAAGCGGATCACGCCTCGTTCCAAAGTATTGATCGTCAATTTCCCGGGAAATCCGACAGGTGCCATCATGACGGAAGAGGATTGGCGTCCGGTGGCGGAGCTGGCGATCAAACACGACCTGATCGTCATCTCGGACGAAGTCTACGCCGAATTGACTTACGGCCGGAAGCACTTCAGCATCGCTTCGCTGCCCGGGATGAAGGAACGCACGGTGGTGGTCAGCGGTTTTTCCAAAGCGTTTGCCATGACGGGCTGGCGTGTCGGTTACGTTGCTTGCGGCAACCGTGACCTGATGGCCGGCATGCTCAAAATCCACCAGTATACGGCGATGTGTGCGCCGACGCTCGGCCAGGTAGCCGCGCTCGCCTCGCTGCGCCACGGCCTCGAGGCGAAGGAGCGGATGAAGGAAACGTTCGACCGGCGCCGGCGCAGCTTCGTCCAAGGGCTGCGGGAGCTCGGCCTCCCTTGCCATGAGCCGCGGGGCGCCTTCTACGCGTTTCCTTCCATCGTGCACACGGGACTCGGCTCCGCTGAGTTCGCCGAGCTGCTGCTCCGGGAAGCGGGCGTTGCCGCCGTCCCCGGCCATGTGTTTGGCGCGGGCGGCGAAGGGCATATCCGCTTCTCCTACGCGGCGGGAACGCAAAGCCTGTACATGGCGCTGGAGCGGATGGAGCCCCTGATGCGCCGTCTAGGCATTGGCGCCGGCGTGATCTGA
- a CDS encoding PLP-dependent aminotransferase family protein, which translates to MFNELKLTADRPVYVQVKDYIKGLIAKGALQPDQRLPSTRELAGLLAVSRNSVISAYEALEEEGYIYAVSGQGSFVAPDAAALASAADTVPPWKVDWLERLNGGARLAVELDHMKRRKRGIRAEKGTISFTSIAPDEKLFDLDHVKRAFLDRMAIEGNVLLNYGYAKGYKPLIDVLLQYMERKGVGLAGKDMLITSGFTEGLDIVLSSIGGKPGGAVICENPTHHTAIKNLRMHGFEITGIPMEQDGMDLKGLEKALAQRPYDCAYLVPSYHNPTGIVTSAEKRLAMLEMFARYRVPVIEDGFNEELRYSGSHVAPLIAMAGQGNSVVYLGSFSKVLFPGMRVGWVLADRELVDVLESVKRARSIHTSTLDQSVLYQYLQNGHLDKYLKKARAEYKRKYEWTKACCERFIPYSRLSGSGGLHLFVEFAEGFDVWELLEACSRQGVIFTPGDMFYADGGGRNTMRIGFSRVSDEDIGKGIRIIGETAAGMM; encoded by the coding sequence ATGTTTAACGAGTTGAAGCTGACCGCGGACCGTCCGGTCTACGTTCAGGTGAAGGATTATATCAAAGGGCTGATTGCCAAAGGAGCGCTGCAGCCGGATCAGCGCCTGCCGTCGACGCGGGAGCTGGCGGGGCTGCTTGCGGTCAGCCGCAACAGCGTCATCTCCGCCTATGAAGCCCTGGAGGAAGAAGGCTACATCTACGCTGTGTCGGGCCAGGGCAGTTTCGTGGCCCCGGATGCCGCCGCTTTGGCTTCGGCCGCGGATACCGTGCCGCCGTGGAAGGTGGACTGGTTGGAACGCTTGAACGGCGGGGCGCGGCTGGCGGTGGAGCTCGATCATATGAAACGCCGAAAACGCGGCATCCGGGCGGAGAAAGGAACGATTTCGTTCACCAGCATTGCCCCTGATGAGAAGCTGTTTGATTTGGATCATGTGAAGCGCGCTTTTTTGGACCGGATGGCGATTGAAGGCAACGTGCTGCTTAATTACGGTTATGCCAAGGGTTATAAGCCGCTGATCGACGTTTTGCTGCAGTATATGGAGCGTAAGGGCGTCGGCCTGGCGGGTAAAGATATGCTGATCACCAGCGGTTTTACCGAGGGGCTCGACATCGTGTTGTCCTCGATCGGCGGGAAGCCTGGGGGAGCGGTGATATGCGAAAATCCGACGCACCATACGGCGATCAAAAATTTGCGGATGCACGGCTTCGAGATTACGGGCATTCCGATGGAGCAGGACGGGATGGACCTGAAGGGCTTGGAAAAAGCTTTGGCGCAGCGGCCCTACGATTGCGCTTATTTGGTCCCTTCTTACCATAATCCGACCGGGATCGTCACTTCGGCGGAGAAAAGGCTGGCCATGCTGGAGATGTTCGCGCGATACCGGGTGCCGGTGATCGAAGACGGCTTCAACGAGGAGCTGCGTTATTCCGGCTCGCATGTGGCGCCGCTGATCGCCATGGCGGGTCAAGGGAACAGCGTGGTGTACCTGGGCAGCTTCTCCAAGGTGCTGTTCCCGGGGATGCGCGTCGGCTGGGTGCTGGCGGACCGGGAGCTGGTCGATGTGCTGGAAAGCGTGAAGCGGGCGCGCAGCATCCATACCTCGACCCTGGACCAGTCGGTGCTTTATCAGTATTTGCAAAACGGCCATCTGGATAAATATTTGAAAAAAGCGCGGGCGGAATATAAACGGAAATACGAATGGACGAAGGCATGCTGCGAGCGGTTTATCCCGTACTCCCGGCTCTCCGGCAGCGGCGGGCTGCACCTGTTCGTCGAATTCGCGGAAGGGTTTGACGTGTGGGAGCTGCTTGAGGCGTGTTCCCGTCAAGGCGTGATTTTTACGCCCGGGGATATGTTTTATGCCGACGGCGGGGGCAGGAATACGATGCGGATCGGCTTCTCGCGGGTGAGCGATGAAGATATCGGGAAGGGCATCCGCATCATCGGGGAAACCGCGGCCGGAATGATGTAG
- a CDS encoding PucR family transcriptional regulator, with product MGREPTLFDFYADNLEMLAETIGETLGRPVTIEDANHRLVAYSSHAPDTDPARLATIVGRRVPDQVISSLWHGGVIRCLLESNKPVRIAAIPDVGLSERVAVAIRSNAAVIGFIWVLQAGKPFTDEEMSLLEAAASAARNKLVQWPLQRHKEEAAHKDFFWQLLTGHIRTEAHIREKAQSIGIVLPALFYIAVLEFTHTIEERQQQQALESFASFAAHCRIVLCVSDKNQLILLSAPTVHKTKAAIGRQLELADGNLRARFGARYAGLASGNLYEEYGRLETSYREALLLLQVKRRLPEETSRLHYYSDLGFYRYLPLIWEEAGKHSFENESLARLRAYDREHHGELVHTLEVFLAYDSNVKAAADALHVHANTLNYRLKRIGEIGGIDLTDMEQKVTLYLDFKTEKFGGGRDL from the coding sequence ATGGGCCGAGAACCAACTTTATTTGACTTTTACGCCGACAATCTGGAGATGCTGGCCGAAACGATCGGCGAGACGCTTGGCCGTCCCGTGACGATCGAGGACGCGAATCACCGGCTGGTCGCGTATAGCTCGCATGCCCCGGATACGGACCCCGCCAGGCTGGCGACCATCGTCGGGCGGCGCGTGCCCGATCAGGTCATCAGCAGCCTTTGGCATGGCGGCGTCATCCGCTGTTTGCTGGAAAGCAATAAACCGGTGCGCATCGCCGCCATTCCCGACGTCGGGCTCAGCGAGCGGGTGGCGGTCGCCATCCGCTCCAACGCCGCGGTGATTGGCTTCATCTGGGTGCTTCAGGCGGGCAAGCCTTTCACCGATGAAGAGATGTCCTTGCTGGAGGCCGCGGCGTCCGCCGCACGGAACAAGCTGGTGCAATGGCCCCTGCAGCGGCACAAGGAAGAAGCGGCGCACAAAGATTTTTTCTGGCAGCTGCTGACCGGACATATCCGGACCGAGGCCCATATTCGCGAGAAAGCCCAAAGCATCGGCATCGTCCTGCCGGCTCTTTTTTACATTGCCGTCCTGGAATTTACCCATACCATCGAAGAACGGCAACAGCAGCAAGCCCTCGAAAGCTTCGCTTCGTTCGCGGCCCATTGCCGCATCGTACTTTGCGTAAGCGATAAAAACCAACTGATCCTGCTGTCCGCTCCCACCGTGCACAAAACCAAAGCCGCGATCGGCCGCCAGCTCGAGCTCGCCGACGGAAATTTGCGGGCCCGGTTCGGAGCGCGTTATGCCGGACTGGCCAGCGGAAATCTTTACGAAGAATACGGAAGACTGGAGACGAGCTACCGGGAAGCGCTGCTGCTGCTTCAAGTGAAGCGGCGTTTGCCGGAGGAAACGTCCCGCCTCCATTATTATTCCGATCTGGGTTTTTACCGCTACTTGCCGCTGATCTGGGAAGAAGCCGGCAAGCACAGCTTCGAAAACGAAAGCCTGGCCAGGCTGCGCGCTTATGACCGGGAGCATCACGGCGAGCTGGTTCATACGCTCGAGGTATTTCTAGCCTATGACAGCAATGTCAAAGCCGCCGCGGACGCGCTGCACGTTCACGCCAATACGTTAAATTACAGACTGAAACGAATCGGCGAGATCGGAGGCATCGACTTGACCGATATGGAGCAAAAAGTGACGCTCTACCTGGACTTCAAAACGGAGAAATTCGGCGGCGGCCGCGATTTGTGA